In Phacochoerus africanus isolate WHEZ1 chromosome 2, ROS_Pafr_v1, whole genome shotgun sequence, one DNA window encodes the following:
- the VIP gene encoding VIP peptides produces the protein METRSKPQLLVLLTLFYILFSQTLAWPLFGAPSALRVGDRLPFEETNEPDEISLKADTDVLQNALAENDTPYDVSRNVRHADGVFTSDFSRLLGQLSAKKYLESLMGKRVSNGISEDQGPAKRHSDAVFTDNYTRLRKQMAVKKYLNSILNGKRSIEGESPDFLEELEK, from the exons ATGGAAACTAGAAGTAAGCCCCAACTCCTCGTGCTCCTGACACTTTTCTACATACTCTTCTCGCAGACCCTGGCATGGCCTCTTTTTGGAGCACCTTCTGCTCTGAG gGTGGGGGACAGACTACCATTTGAAGAAACAAATGAACCAGATGAAATTTCATTAAAAGCAGACACTGACGTTTTACAAAATGCATTAGCTGAAAATGACACACCTTATGATGTATCCAG AAATGTCAGACATGCTGATGGAGTTTTCACCAGTGACTTTAGCAGACTCTTGGGTCAACTCTCTGCCAAAAAATACCTTGAGTCCCTTATGGGAAAACGAGTTAG CAATGGCATCTCAGAAGACCAGGGACCAGCCAAACGCCACTCGGATGCAGTCTTCACTGACAACTACACCCGCCTTCGCAAACAAATGGCCGTCAAGAAGTACTTGAACTCCATTCTAAATGGGAAGCGGAG